The stretch of DNA GAACCCCCCCGGGCGCACTCAGGCCTATAGCTCTCAGCCATTGAAACTTATCAACAAGTCCTGAAATAACCTCTATATACACCTTTGAATTGGTTGTGCGGTAGAGAATTTCATGAAACTCCGTCTCATAGCGAATGATGTTGTAAAAATCATTCTTTTCTACATATCTCTTCACCTTTTCGATATTTTGCTCCAGCTCTGCGATGGTATTATCTGTAAGTCCCTTAATGATAAGGGGGATAGCAAAATCCTCAATAACCTGACGGATAGCAAAATAATCATAAGCCTCCTCGCGAGAGAGCTTACGCACCATGTAACCCAGCTTATTTTTAGATTCGACCAGCTTCTCATTTTCGAGCATTAATAAGGCTTCCCTGACCGGTGTTCTGCCTATACCGAGCTCTTTTGCAAGTTCAGAGTCAAACAGGCTTTCCCCTGGTTTTACCCGT from Syntrophorhabdaceae bacterium encodes:
- a CDS encoding GntR family transcriptional regulator, producing the protein MKTLRHQAYKTIKDKIIFLRVKPGESLFDSELAKELGIGRTPVREALLMLENEKLVESKNKLGYMVRKLSREEAYDYFAIRQVIEDFAIPLIIKGLTDNTIAELEQNIEKVKRYVEKNDFYNIIRYETEFHEILYRTTNSKVYIEVISGLVDKFQWLRAIGLSAPGGVQQSLGEHMKILAAYKTGDISEIKKLTEVHIQDARDKFASMEQIIF